One genomic window of Gammaproteobacteria bacterium includes the following:
- the zwf gene encoding glucose-6-phosphate dehydrogenase: MVTHQSVESIHPQPARPCILVIFGVTGDLTKRLLYPAICNLGTQGLLDENFHIVGLGKEDYSTQSFRDVLTQEVDNFIKDLATRNFGLELIKRVDYISGDFNDSGVYVALKNKLEQLNQEQKASKNYLFYCAVPPEFIATVATELNKVKLLTEEEGVFRHLVVEKPFGHDLASAKKLNEELLSIVDESQIFRIDHFLGKETVQNLLAFRFSNGIFEPIWNHRYIDHVQITVAETLGVELRGAYYERAGALRDMVPNHIFQVLSLIAMEPPVSFSANYIHDEKSKLLHTIDQFTPEQVLQYAVRGQYGAGLINGKEVVSYREEKNVDPHSNTETYVALKLMLDNWRWLHVPFYLRTGKRLPVRTSEIIIQFKSGPSVLFGSGQNIQPNLLCIKIQPDEGISLRFNAKVPGPLMQLGPVNMDFKYGDYFGIEPKTGYETVLYDCMNGDHTLFARAEMEEVAWCLVQPVLDIWSALPPRDFPNYVAGSWGPKAADELLERDGRKWIL; encoded by the coding sequence ATGGTGACTCACCAATCAGTAGAATCAATACATCCACAACCCGCCCGTCCCTGCATACTGGTCATTTTTGGAGTGACCGGTGATTTAACCAAACGTCTGCTTTACCCCGCCATTTGCAATTTAGGCACGCAAGGATTATTAGATGAAAATTTCCATATTGTTGGTTTAGGCAAAGAGGATTACAGCACCCAAAGTTTTCGCGATGTGTTAACACAAGAGGTCGATAACTTTATCAAAGACTTAGCCACAAGAAATTTTGGTCTTGAACTCATTAAACGAGTTGATTATATCTCAGGAGATTTTAATGATTCCGGCGTTTATGTGGCATTAAAAAATAAACTAGAACAACTAAATCAAGAACAAAAAGCCAGTAAGAATTACTTATTTTATTGTGCAGTACCGCCTGAATTTATCGCTACGGTGGCAACTGAGTTAAATAAAGTCAAGCTATTGACAGAAGAAGAGGGTGTGTTCCGGCATCTGGTGGTCGAAAAACCTTTTGGACATGATTTAGCTTCAGCAAAAAAATTGAATGAAGAGCTACTATCCATAGTCGATGAATCGCAAATATTTCGTATCGATCATTTCTTGGGTAAGGAAACCGTACAAAATTTACTCGCCTTTCGTTTTTCCAACGGTATTTTTGAACCAATATGGAACCACCGTTATATCGATCATGTGCAGATTACCGTTGCGGAAACGTTGGGTGTCGAATTAAGAGGTGCTTATTACGAGCGTGCCGGCGCATTGCGCGATATGGTGCCTAATCATATTTTTCAAGTATTGAGTTTAATTGCGATGGAACCGCCGGTTTCATTTTCTGCCAATTATATCCACGATGAAAAATCCAAACTGCTGCATACCATCGATCAATTTACCCCAGAACAAGTATTGCAATACGCCGTGCGCGGCCAATATGGTGCAGGACTAATCAATGGCAAAGAAGTGGTCAGTTACCGAGAAGAAAAAAATGTCGATCCGCATTCCAATACTGAAACTTATGTGGCATTAAAATTAATGTTGGATAACTGGCGTTGGTTGCACGTGCCATTTTATTTACGCACGGGCAAGCGGTTGCCAGTTCGTACTTCGGAAATTATTATTCAATTTAAATCAGGACCTTCGGTTTTATTTGGTTCAGGACAAAACATTCAGCCCAACTTGTTGTGCATTAAAATTCAACCCGATGAAGGTATTTCCTTGCGCTTCAATGCCAAAGTGCCTGGTCCGTTGATGCAATTAGGTCCGGTGAATATGGATTTCAAATACGGGGATTATTTTGGTATTGAGCCGAAAACTGGGTATGAAACCGTGCTGTATGATTGCATGAATGGTGACCATACTTTATTTGCACGAGCGGAGATGGAAGAAGTTGCTTGGTGTTTGGTGCAACCAGTTTTAGATATTTGGAGTGCACTGCCGCCGCGCGATTTTCCGAATTATGTGGCGGGATCTTGGGGGCCCAAAGCAGCTGATGAGTTGTTAGAACGAGATGGTAGAAAATGGATACTGTAA
- the pgl gene encoding 6-phosphogluconolactonase — translation MDTVINHALLHILPDAISLFEAAAEDFAQRAIQAVSKKQQFNVVLSGGETPQLFYDTLVKNSQTTKIPWQKIKFFFGDERYVAADDSASNYHSAYVHLFSKLPVLTENIYPMPTDLKDPSLAALQYEQTLRQVFNSELPIFDLVYLGLGADAHTASLMPNSEVVKNYIEVGTSKLVEALWVEKLQMYRLSLTPPALNNSQCVCFLVKGEDKAPAVKEVLRGSFDPSQFPAQLIRCAGGETIWYLDEKAARSLLRETNE, via the coding sequence ATGGATACTGTAATTAATCATGCGCTTTTACATATTTTACCTGATGCCATCTCCTTATTTGAGGCTGCTGCCGAGGATTTTGCACAACGCGCCATCCAGGCAGTTTCTAAAAAACAGCAATTTAATGTTGTGCTTTCAGGAGGTGAAACGCCGCAACTTTTTTACGATACCTTAGTGAAAAATTCGCAAACAACCAAAATTCCTTGGCAGAAAATAAAATTTTTCTTTGGTGATGAGCGTTATGTTGCCGCTGATGATAGCGCGAGTAATTATCATTCGGCCTATGTGCATTTATTTTCTAAGTTACCGGTGTTGACTGAAAATATTTATCCCATGCCAACGGATTTAAAAGATCCAAGCCTGGCAGCTCTGCAGTATGAACAGACATTGCGTCAGGTGTTTAATAGTGAATTGCCGATATTTGATTTAGTCTATTTAGGATTAGGAGCCGATGCACATACGGCTTCATTAATGCCGAATAGTGAAGTGGTGAAAAATTATATTGAAGTGGGTACCAGCAAACTGGTTGAGGCATTATGGGTTGAGAAATTGCAGATGTATCGCCTCAGCTTGACGCCGCCTGCGTTGAATAACAGTCAATGTGTATGTTTTTTAGTGAAAGGCGAGGATAAAGCACCGGCAGTTAAAGAGGTGTTGCGTGGTTCATTTGACCCATCGCAGTTTCCGGCACAATTGATCCGCTGTGCTGGAGGAGAGACGATTTGGTATTTGGATGAGAAAGCGGCGCGGAGCTTGTTACGCGAAACTAATGAATAA